A genomic window from Halomonas sp. LR3S48 includes:
- the secA gene encoding preprotein translocase subunit SecA has product MINTLLRKVVGSKNDREVKRMQRQVAQINALEPQFEALDDAALLARTEEFRERLKAGESLDDLLPEAFATVREASKRVMGMRHFDVQMIGGMTLHRGRIAEMKTGEGKTLVATLAVYLNALPGNGVHVVTVNDYLARRDAEWMRPLYESLGLTVGVIFSGQTSEEKRGAYACDITYGTNNEYGFDYLRDNMAFSLEDKVQRGLSFAIVDEVDSILIDEARTPLIISGAVDENTELYKVVDRLAVQLEKGEVSEDADAPVSGDFVLEEKHKQVEITEAGHHKVEELMRAEGLLGAEDSLYAAQNLNLLHHMHSALRARHLYHRDVDYIVANNQVVIVDEHTGRTMPGRRWSEGLHQAVEAKEGVPVQRESQTLASTTFQNYFRLYDKLAGMTGTADTEAFEFRQIYGLDVIVIPTNRPLVRRDLNDLVYLTAEEKYEAIINDVKVETEAGRPVLVGTASIETSEYLAGLMKQAGLNFNVLNAKQHQSEAEIIAQAGRPGAITIATNMAGRGTDIVLGGNWEAEAAKLENPTPEQIETLREEWRARHEAVLEAGGLHVVGSERHESRRIDNQLRGRAGRQGDPGSTRFFLSMEDSLMRLFGSDRVQRMMKALGLERGEAIEHKMVTNAVERAQKKVESRNFDIRKQLLEYDDVANDQRRVIYEQRNEILAAEDVSENVLGIRDEVLDLAVSEFVPPQSLPEQWDLEGLQEHLKSEFNLEAPVVEWSKSDERFHEEQLRERLHEMHRGIYQEKIDIAGAELMRRFEKQIMLQVLDTRWKEHLQSMDHLRRGIHLRGYAQKNPKQEYKREAFELFQALLTNIKADITRITSHVQVRRPEEVDELERQRREALEREKAAAASRHEAPELAEGEELAGAATAPASDGKPVRREGPKVGRNDPCPCGSGKKYKQCCGQLS; this is encoded by the coding sequence ATGATCAATACATTGTTACGCAAGGTCGTCGGCTCGAAAAACGACCGCGAAGTCAAGCGCATGCAGCGCCAGGTGGCGCAAATCAATGCGCTGGAACCGCAGTTCGAGGCGCTCGACGACGCCGCGCTGCTGGCGCGCACCGAGGAGTTCCGCGAACGCCTGAAGGCGGGCGAGAGCCTCGATGACCTGCTGCCCGAGGCCTTCGCCACGGTGCGTGAGGCCAGCAAGCGCGTGATGGGCATGCGCCACTTCGACGTGCAGATGATCGGTGGCATGACGCTGCACCGCGGGCGCATCGCCGAGATGAAGACAGGCGAGGGCAAGACCCTGGTGGCCACCCTGGCGGTCTACCTCAATGCGCTGCCGGGCAATGGCGTGCACGTGGTGACCGTCAACGACTACCTGGCCCGCCGTGACGCCGAGTGGATGCGCCCGTTGTACGAATCCCTGGGGCTCACCGTGGGCGTCATCTTCTCGGGACAGACCTCCGAGGAGAAGCGTGGCGCCTACGCCTGCGACATCACCTACGGCACCAACAACGAGTACGGTTTCGACTACCTGCGCGACAACATGGCCTTCTCGCTGGAGGACAAGGTCCAGCGCGGCCTGAGCTTCGCCATCGTTGACGAGGTGGACTCGATCCTGATCGACGAGGCGCGTACGCCGCTGATCATCTCCGGTGCCGTGGATGAGAATACCGAGCTCTACAAGGTGGTCGACCGCCTGGCCGTGCAACTGGAGAAGGGAGAGGTCTCCGAAGACGCCGACGCTCCCGTCAGCGGCGACTTCGTGCTCGAAGAGAAGCACAAGCAGGTCGAGATCACCGAGGCCGGCCACCACAAGGTCGAGGAATTGATGCGTGCCGAAGGGCTGCTGGGCGCGGAGGACTCGCTCTATGCCGCTCAGAACCTCAACCTGCTGCACCACATGCACTCGGCGCTGCGTGCCCGCCACCTCTACCACCGCGACGTCGATTACATCGTCGCCAACAACCAGGTGGTGATCGTCGACGAGCACACCGGTCGCACCATGCCGGGGCGGCGCTGGTCCGAGGGCCTGCATCAGGCGGTGGAGGCCAAGGAGGGTGTGCCGGTACAGCGCGAGAGCCAGACGCTGGCCTCGACCACCTTCCAGAACTACTTCCGCCTCTACGACAAGCTGGCCGGCATGACCGGTACTGCCGACACCGAGGCCTTCGAGTTCCGCCAGATCTATGGCCTGGACGTGATCGTCATCCCCACCAACCGGCCGCTGGTCCGTCGCGATCTCAACGACCTCGTCTATCTCACGGCCGAGGAGAAGTACGAGGCGATCATCAACGACGTCAAGGTCGAGACCGAGGCCGGGCGTCCGGTGCTGGTGGGTACCGCGTCCATCGAGACCTCCGAATACCTGGCGGGGTTGATGAAGCAGGCCGGGCTCAATTTCAACGTGCTCAACGCCAAGCAACACCAGAGCGAGGCAGAGATCATCGCTCAGGCCGGGCGCCCCGGCGCCATCACCATTGCCACCAACATGGCCGGTCGCGGCACCGACATCGTGCTGGGCGGCAACTGGGAAGCCGAGGCAGCCAAGCTCGAGAACCCCACCCCCGAGCAGATCGAGACGCTGCGCGAGGAGTGGCGAGCACGCCACGAGGCGGTGCTGGAAGCCGGCGGCCTGCACGTGGTCGGCTCAGAGCGTCACGAATCCCGTCGTATCGACAACCAGTTGCGCGGTCGCGCCGGTCGCCAGGGTGACCCGGGTTCGACGCGCTTCTTCCTTTCCATGGAAGATAGCCTGATGCGCCTGTTCGGCTCCGATCGGGTACAGCGCATGATGAAAGCGCTGGGCCTGGAGCGCGGAGAGGCCATCGAGCACAAGATGGTCACCAATGCCGTGGAGCGCGCGCAGAAGAAGGTCGAGAGCCGTAACTTCGATATCCGCAAGCAACTGCTCGAATACGATGACGTGGCCAACGACCAGCGCCGCGTGATCTACGAGCAGCGCAACGAGATCCTGGCTGCCGAGGACGTCTCAGAGAACGTGCTGGGCATTCGCGACGAGGTACTCGACCTCGCCGTCAGTGAATTCGTGCCGCCGCAGAGCCTGCCGGAACAGTGGGACCTGGAGGGCCTGCAGGAACACCTGAAGAGCGAGTTCAACCTCGAAGCCCCGGTTGTCGAGTGGTCCAAATCCGATGAGCGCTTCCACGAGGAGCAACTTCGCGAGCGCTTGCACGAGATGCATCGTGGCATCTACCAGGAGAAGATCGACATTGCGGGCGCCGAGCTGATGCGCCGCTTCGAGAAACAGATCATGCTGCAGGTGCTCGACACGCGCTGGAAGGAGCACCTCCAGTCAATGGATCATTTGCGCCGCGGTATCCACCTGCGCGGTTACGCTCAGAAGAATCCCAAGCAGGAGTACAAGCGCGAAGCCTTCGAACTGTTCCAGGCCTTGCTGACCAATATCAAGGCCGATATCACTCGTATCACCAGCCATGTGCAGGTGCGTCGGCCGGAGGAGGTCGATGAGCTCGAACGTCAGCGGCGCGAGGCGCTTGAACGTGAGAAGGCCGCCGCCGCCAGCCGTCACGAGGCTCCGGAACTCGCCGAAGGCGAGGAGCTGGCCGGCGCTGCGACGGCGCCGGCAAGCGATGGAAAACCGGTGCGTCGCGAAGGGCCCAAGGTTGGGCGCAACGACCCCTGCCCGTGTGGGTCGGGGAAGAAGTACAAGCAGTGCTGTGGCCAGCTGAGTTGA
- a CDS encoding agmatine/peptidylarginine deiminase: MANRLLPEWHPQDAVQLTWPSPTSDWAPMLERIEATMEAMVVAMARYQHVLIAVPNAATRNHLARRFVNLGVDPARLRLVVANADDTWARDHGPIAIERDGELLLLDYVFTGWGGKFEAGRDNRLTHHLAEAGVYACPVESRSTVLEGGAIDTDGEGTLLTTEACLLNPNRNPELDRAAVEALLKADFGIKRVLWLANGHLEGDDTDSHIDTLARFCDPGTIAYVRCDDEADPHYPALAAMEAELQAFRRADGRPYRLVPLPWPRPCFDPMDGHRLPATYANFLIVNSAVLVPVYGDAADSRALAALAEAFPGRDIVPIDCLSVIRQHGSLHCLTMQLPRGSLHAVTQQGETS; encoded by the coding sequence ATGGCCAATCGCCTGCTTCCCGAATGGCACCCCCAGGATGCCGTTCAGCTCACCTGGCCCAGTCCGACCAGCGACTGGGCGCCAATGCTCGAACGTATCGAGGCCACCATGGAAGCGATGGTGGTGGCCATGGCACGCTACCAGCACGTGCTCATAGCGGTGCCCAATGCCGCCACCCGAAATCATCTCGCCCGCCGCTTCGTCAACCTCGGGGTCGACCCTGCACGCCTGCGGTTAGTGGTGGCCAACGCCGATGACACCTGGGCTCGCGACCACGGCCCCATCGCCATCGAGCGTGACGGTGAGCTCCTGCTGCTCGACTACGTGTTCACCGGCTGGGGCGGCAAGTTCGAGGCCGGGCGCGACAATCGCCTGACCCATCACCTGGCCGAGGCCGGGGTCTACGCCTGCCCGGTCGAGAGCCGCAGCACCGTGCTCGAAGGCGGCGCCATCGACACCGACGGCGAAGGCACCCTGCTCACTACCGAGGCCTGCCTGCTCAATCCCAATCGCAACCCCGAGCTGGACCGTGCCGCAGTGGAAGCGTTGCTGAAAGCCGATTTCGGTATCAAGCGGGTACTGTGGCTGGCCAATGGCCACCTGGAAGGCGACGACACCGACAGCCACATCGATACCCTGGCGCGCTTCTGCGATCCGGGCACCATCGCCTACGTGCGCTGCGACGACGAAGCCGACCCGCACTACCCTGCCCTTGCCGCCATGGAGGCCGAGCTTCAAGCATTTCGTCGCGCCGACGGCCGACCCTATCGCCTGGTGCCGCTGCCCTGGCCGCGCCCGTGCTTCGACCCGATGGACGGGCATCGGCTGCCGGCTACTTATGCCAACTTCCTGATCGTGAACTCCGCGGTGCTGGTGCCGGTCTATGGCGATGCTGCCGACAGTCGGGCGCTCGCCGCCCTGGCCGAGGCCTTTCCCGGCCGCGACATCGTTCCGATCGACTGCCTGAGCGTGATCCGCCAACACGGCAGCCTGCACTGTCTGACCATGCAGCTCCCCCGGGGCAGCCTGCACGCCGTTACACAGCAAGGAGAAACGTCATGA
- a CDS encoding carbon-nitrogen hydrolase: MTRTLKVGLVQQPAWPDKERSLAESEAGVRELAAAGAELVLLQELHATHYFCQYEATELFDLAEPLDGPTGQRLAALAAELGIVLVGSLFERRAPGLYHNTAVVYDRDHGQVGVYRKMHIPDDPGFYEKFYFAPGDQDDSRKQGFQPIDTSVGRLGLLVCWDQWYPEAARLMALAGAEVLLYPTAIGWSPSDDDAEKARQKEAWTLIQRSHAVANGLPVIVANRVGHEPDHSGVGDGIDFWGGSFVAGPQGELLAHGGTKAERLLVTLDMSRGEDVRRIWPYLRDRRIDAYGDLTRRYRD; this comes from the coding sequence ATGACCCGCACCCTCAAGGTCGGCCTGGTCCAGCAACCCGCCTGGCCGGACAAGGAGCGCAGCCTGGCCGAGAGCGAAGCAGGCGTACGCGAGCTGGCCGCCGCCGGAGCCGAACTGGTACTGCTCCAGGAACTGCATGCCACCCACTATTTCTGTCAGTACGAAGCCACCGAGCTATTCGACCTGGCCGAGCCGCTGGACGGCCCCACCGGCCAGCGCCTCGCTGCCCTGGCCGCCGAGCTCGGCATCGTGCTGGTGGGCTCACTGTTCGAACGCCGCGCCCCGGGGCTCTACCACAATACCGCCGTGGTCTACGACCGCGACCACGGCCAGGTGGGCGTCTACCGCAAGATGCACATCCCCGACGACCCGGGCTTCTACGAGAAGTTCTACTTCGCACCGGGCGATCAGGACGACAGCCGCAAGCAGGGCTTCCAGCCCATCGACACCTCGGTGGGCCGACTGGGGCTGCTGGTGTGCTGGGACCAGTGGTACCCGGAAGCGGCGCGACTGATGGCACTGGCCGGTGCCGAAGTATTGCTCTACCCCACCGCCATCGGCTGGAGCCCCTCGGACGACGACGCCGAGAAGGCGCGCCAGAAGGAAGCCTGGACGCTGATCCAGCGCAGCCATGCGGTGGCCAACGGGCTGCCGGTGATCGTGGCCAACCGCGTCGGCCACGAGCCGGATCATTCCGGCGTCGGCGACGGCATCGACTTCTGGGGCGGCAGCTTCGTCGCCGGGCCCCAGGGTGAGCTGCTGGCCCATGGAGGCACCAAGGCCGAGCGTTTGCTGGTGACCCTCGACATGAGCCGCGGCGAGGACGTACGGCGCATCTGGCCCTACCTGCGCGACCGCCGCATCGACGCCTATGGCGACCTGACCCGGCGGTATAGAGACTGA
- a CDS encoding Nudix family hydrolase — MVKRRVHVAAAAIISSDGQKALIARRPSNVDHGGLWEFPGGKLAPYETGLEGLKRELHEELGVEIRRAQPLIRIHHEYPDKHILLDVWQVHEFSGEPFGREGQAVRWVPLEELVNYPFPAANLPILQAVMLPTEYLITAEEADEDIFDACLERALVEDGVRLVQLRAKSLDEAAYLARAERALMLCRQHGAQLLLNADPALLAKVDADGVHLTSERLMSLERRPIAEDKWLAASTHDFKQLDQAARIGCDFVTLSPLRTTPSHPEVAPMGWHDFQQLVERAAMPVFALGGMTRFDANHARAVGAQGIASIRDFWKAPEA; from the coding sequence ATGGTGAAGAGAAGGGTGCACGTGGCGGCTGCCGCCATCATCAGTAGCGATGGCCAGAAGGCGCTGATTGCTCGCCGTCCCTCCAACGTCGATCATGGCGGCCTGTGGGAGTTCCCGGGTGGCAAGCTGGCGCCCTATGAGACCGGGCTGGAAGGCCTCAAGCGCGAACTTCATGAGGAGCTCGGAGTGGAAATCAGACGCGCTCAGCCGCTGATTCGTATCCACCATGAGTATCCCGACAAGCATATTCTGCTCGACGTCTGGCAGGTGCATGAGTTCAGTGGCGAGCCGTTCGGGCGTGAGGGGCAGGCGGTGCGCTGGGTGCCGCTCGAAGAGCTGGTCAACTACCCCTTCCCGGCGGCTAACCTGCCGATCCTGCAGGCTGTAATGCTGCCGACCGAGTACCTGATCACGGCGGAAGAGGCCGACGAGGATATCTTCGACGCCTGCCTGGAGCGAGCGCTGGTCGAGGATGGCGTCCGTTTGGTGCAACTGCGTGCGAAGAGCCTCGACGAGGCGGCCTATCTGGCACGTGCCGAGCGGGCTCTGATGCTCTGCCGCCAGCACGGCGCGCAGCTGTTGCTCAATGCCGATCCGGCCCTGCTGGCGAAGGTCGATGCCGACGGCGTTCATCTTACCAGTGAGCGACTGATGAGCCTCGAGCGCCGACCCATCGCCGAAGACAAGTGGCTGGCGGCATCGACCCATGACTTCAAGCAGCTCGACCAGGCGGCCCGCATCGGCTGCGACTTCGTCACCCTGTCGCCGCTGCGCACCACACCGTCGCATCCCGAGGTGGCACCGATGGGCTGGCACGATTTCCAGCAACTGGTGGAGCGCGCCGCCATGCCGGTGTTCGCATTGGGCGGAATGACCCGCTTCGACGCCAACCATGCCCGTGCCGTGGGCGCCCAGGGCATCGCCTCGATTCGCGACTTCTGGAAGGCGCCGGAGGCCTGA
- the argJ gene encoding bifunctional glutamate N-acetyltransferase/amino-acid acetyltransferase ArgJ, with protein MAVGEMHFPAMPVIEGVRLGTAMAGIKKPGRRDLVVIEIPRGARVAGSFTRNAFCAAPVAVAKANLAACQARGEGARLLVINTGNANAGTGEVGLRDARTTCAELARLAGVTEDSVLPFSTGVIGEPMPMERLLGGLPAAWESRDSGSEAWQQAGEGILTTDTRAKGASVTMELGERTVTINGISKGSGMIKPNMATMLAFVATDAAIEQSLLDSLLRETVDRSFNCITVDGDTSTNDACMLIATGRGAEVASDDEVAVFRNGLQRVMTELAQAIIRDGEGATKFVTLQVSDAASREEALDVAFTVAHSPLVKTALFASDANWGRILAAVGRAPVSDFDVQRVSIDLGNVRLVENGGRAPGYTEEQGSRVMREEEITIRIALGRGEESATVWTSDLSHDYVSINADYRS; from the coding sequence ATGGCAGTGGGTGAGATGCATTTTCCGGCCATGCCGGTCATCGAAGGGGTGCGCCTGGGCACCGCCATGGCCGGCATCAAGAAGCCGGGGCGGCGCGACCTCGTGGTCATCGAGATCCCCCGGGGCGCCCGAGTCGCGGGCAGCTTCACCCGCAATGCCTTCTGCGCCGCGCCCGTTGCGGTGGCCAAGGCGAACCTGGCCGCTTGTCAGGCTCGCGGCGAAGGCGCTCGCCTGCTGGTGATCAACACCGGCAATGCCAACGCCGGTACCGGCGAGGTTGGCTTGCGCGATGCCCGGACAACCTGTGCGGAATTGGCCAGGCTCGCCGGTGTGACGGAAGACAGCGTGCTGCCGTTCTCCACCGGCGTGATCGGCGAGCCGATGCCCATGGAGCGGCTGTTGGGCGGCTTGCCGGCGGCATGGGAGTCGCGGGATTCAGGCAGCGAGGCGTGGCAGCAGGCCGGGGAAGGTATCCTGACCACCGATACCCGCGCCAAGGGGGCCAGCGTGACCATGGAGTTGGGCGAGCGCACGGTGACCATCAATGGCATTAGCAAGGGCTCGGGCATGATCAAGCCCAACATGGCCACCATGCTGGCCTTCGTTGCCACCGATGCCGCCATCGAGCAGTCGCTACTCGATTCGCTGCTGCGCGAGACGGTGGATCGCTCTTTCAACTGCATTACCGTGGATGGCGATACCTCGACCAACGATGCCTGCATGTTGATCGCCACGGGCCGTGGCGCCGAGGTGGCGAGCGATGACGAGGTCGCGGTGTTTCGTAACGGCTTGCAGCGGGTCATGACCGAGCTGGCACAGGCGATCATTCGCGATGGTGAAGGCGCCACCAAGTTCGTTACGTTGCAGGTATCCGACGCGGCGAGCCGCGAGGAGGCGCTGGACGTGGCCTTTACCGTGGCCCACTCGCCGTTGGTCAAGACGGCGCTGTTCGCCTCCGACGCCAACTGGGGGCGTATCCTGGCGGCGGTGGGGCGCGCACCGGTGAGTGATTTCGATGTCCAGCGGGTATCCATCGACCTGGGGAACGTGCGACTGGTGGAGAACGGCGGCCGGGCTCCTGGCTATACCGAGGAACAGGGCAGCCGGGTGATGCGTGAGGAGGAGATCACCATCCGTATCGCGCTGGGTCGGGGTGAGGAGAGCGCCACGGTCTGGACGTCGGACCTGTCCCACGATTACGTCAGTATCAACGCCGATTATCGCAGCTAG
- a CDS encoding DUF721 domain-containing protein, producing MSRLLGGNGELAPLMRTARLIGQAQQHLREHLPEEVREHLFVGGYRDGKLTLLTDRAVWLTWLRYEQSRLLDLLHQLPEFSAVTGFSLKVRPVRPLKVPPRQVRTLPAPAADEISACAADVDDPRLKGALERLASHAERRD from the coding sequence ATGTCTCGCCTGTTGGGCGGCAATGGCGAGCTGGCACCGCTGATGCGCACGGCGAGGCTGATCGGCCAGGCGCAGCAGCACCTGCGCGAGCATCTGCCGGAAGAGGTACGCGAGCACCTGTTCGTGGGTGGATATCGCGATGGCAAGCTGACGCTGCTCACCGACCGCGCCGTATGGCTGACCTGGCTGCGCTATGAGCAGTCGCGGTTGCTCGACCTGCTGCATCAGCTACCGGAATTTTCCGCCGTGACCGGATTCAGCCTCAAGGTACGCCCCGTACGGCCACTCAAGGTGCCTCCGCGGCAGGTGCGTACGCTGCCGGCGCCAGCCGCCGACGAGATTTCCGCCTGCGCCGCCGACGTCGACGACCCCCGGCTCAAGGGCGCCCTGGAGCGACTCGCCTCGCATGCGGAGCGCCGCGACTGA